One genomic window of bacterium includes the following:
- a CDS encoding 8-oxoguanine deaminase — translation MSRVLIESCDVLVTMDDAGTEIPGGSLLLEDGVITWVGLGSPPQASPGGSIGPMERVDGRGLVALPGLINTHHHLYQTLTRVRALDQGLFGWLRALYPVWAGMDQEWMFAASRVGLAELALSGCSTTTDHHYVFPKASNGLDLLEAEISAAREIGLRFHPCRGSMDLGESEGGLPPDSIVQDTETILAQTEEAVARFHDPAPGAMLRIAVAPCSPFSVTERLMRESAALARRLGVRLHTHIAETLDEDAYCKATYGKRPVELLEDLGWLGQDVWLAHCVHLSDRNVHQIAHSATGVAWCPTSNLRLGSGIAPVRLLLDAGARVGLGVDGSASNDGGHLLAEARMGLLVARSGGAAAMSAREALRVATRGGAACLGRDDIGSLQVGKRADVALFSVEGLEHAGAGADPVAALVHCSPQRVRHLYVEGRAVVRDARLVGADEATIASEGRRAALRIAGRPRGSVQA, via the coding sequence ATGAGTAGGGTTCTGATCGAATCGTGCGACGTTCTCGTCACGATGGACGACGCGGGCACCGAGATCCCCGGCGGGTCGCTCCTGCTCGAAGACGGGGTAATCACCTGGGTCGGGTTGGGATCCCCTCCGCAGGCGTCCCCCGGCGGCTCCATCGGCCCGATGGAGCGCGTGGACGGCCGCGGTCTGGTCGCGCTGCCCGGCCTGATTAACACGCACCACCACCTGTACCAGACGCTGACGCGCGTGCGCGCTCTCGACCAGGGCCTCTTCGGCTGGCTGCGCGCGCTGTATCCGGTCTGGGCCGGCATGGATCAGGAGTGGATGTTCGCAGCCTCGCGCGTGGGCCTGGCCGAACTGGCGCTCTCAGGCTGCTCAACGACAACGGACCACCACTACGTCTTTCCGAAGGCCAGCAACGGATTGGACCTACTGGAAGCAGAGATCTCCGCGGCCCGCGAGATCGGCCTGCGGTTCCATCCCTGCCGCGGATCGATGGATCTAGGCGAGTCCGAGGGCGGGCTGCCGCCCGACTCGATAGTGCAGGACACGGAGACGATCCTGGCGCAAACCGAGGAGGCCGTTGCTCGCTTCCACGACCCAGCTCCTGGGGCGATGCTGCGGATCGCGGTGGCGCCCTGCTCTCCGTTCTCCGTGACCGAGCGGCTGATGCGTGAGTCCGCGGCGCTGGCCCGCCGCCTGGGAGTCCGCCTGCATACCCACATCGCCGAGACCCTCGACGAGGACGCCTACTGCAAAGCCACCTATGGAAAGCGGCCCGTGGAGCTGCTCGAAGACCTTGGGTGGTTGGGTCAAGATGTCTGGCTGGCGCACTGCGTGCACCTCTCAGACCGGAACGTTCACCAGATCGCCCACAGCGCGACCGGTGTGGCCTGGTGCCCGACCTCGAACCTGCGCCTGGGATCGGGCATCGCACCTGTGCGCCTGCTCCTTGACGCCGGCGCACGGGTGGGTCTGGGCGTGGACGGATCCGCGTCCAATGACGGCGGGCACCTGCTGGCCGAAGCGCGCATGGGACTGCTGGTTGCCCGATCCGGCGGCGCCGCCGCGATGAGCGCTCGGGAGGCGCTGCGCGTGGCCACGCGGGGAGGGGCGGCCTGCCTGGGCCGCGATGACATCGGCTCGCTGCAGGTCGGGAAGCGCGCGGACGTGGCGCTGTTTTCGGTCGAGGGACTGGAGCACGCCGGCGCGGGTGCCGATCCCGTCGCCGCGCTCGTGCACTGCAGCCCACAGCGCGTGCGGCACCTGTACGTGGAAGGCCGGGCCGTGGTTAGGGATGCGCGCCTGGTCGGCGCCGATGAGGCCACGATCGCCTCGGAGGGCCGCCGAGCCGCGCTTCGGATCGCCGGCCGGCCCAGGGGGAGCGTTCAGGCATGA
- the pucD gene encoding xanthine dehydrogenase subunit D, whose amino-acid sequence MSIGTVTRTRGGVGESVRRVDGVPKVKGAFQFGSDLWAEGMLWGHTLRSPHPHALIRSVNVAGVLDLPGVHAVLLAGDVPGKKNFGLEFADQPVLAGDRVRHVGEPVAILAAVDPETARRAAAQIVVDYEVLPAVTDMEAALRPEAPRLHEYGNVLRHVRIVHGDPDAEAEVWVEGYYETAMQDQAFLGPESGMAIPDADGGVDLYVATQWLHVDREQVAPCLNLPSEKVRLHLAGVGGAFGAREDVSMHIHACLLALCTGKPVKMVYGREESFFGHVHRHPSRIWMRHGATREGRLVNVRARLLLDGGAYSSSGSAVIGNASTFATGPYEVPNALIEGTRVFTNNPPCGAMRGFGAVQVCFAYEAQMDKLAKALGMDPVALRLKNALGAGSVLPTGQVIRGSAPVREVIERCAAIPMPVEERGRRDQFSYPGGAGNVSRGEALLRGVGFAVGYKNIAYSDGFDDSAEARVKLFAGPSGAIAEVHSAAAEVGQGVHTVLAQIARTELGVEHVVLHPSDTLVGSAGSTSASRQTMMSGGAVQLACRAIREELFRRAGLSAETGDVLEGPIEMYLDEPIERTRVYHHRATREMDAMGQGDPHVSFAFAAQRAVVEVDEELGLVRVVQIATAQDVGCAINPQAVYGQIEGGTAMGLGFALMEEVQVREGRILNASFTDYLIPTILDMPPVEAVLVEEPEPGSPFGVKGVGEPPTVVSTAAIVAALRNATGRELNRVPVRPDDLIGLTRPATSSGPPPAPDVPGPKAVPHYWGLTHGQGTLMEPE is encoded by the coding sequence ATGAGCATCGGAACGGTGACAAGGACGCGGGGCGGAGTCGGCGAGAGCGTCCGCCGTGTGGACGGCGTCCCCAAGGTCAAGGGCGCGTTTCAGTTCGGGAGCGATCTCTGGGCCGAAGGGATGCTGTGGGGGCACACCCTGCGCAGCCCGCACCCGCACGCGTTGATCCGCTCGGTCAACGTCGCCGGTGTCCTGGACCTACCCGGCGTACACGCCGTGCTCCTGGCCGGTGACGTGCCCGGCAAGAAGAACTTCGGGCTGGAGTTCGCCGATCAGCCGGTGCTGGCAGGGGACCGCGTCAGGCACGTCGGCGAGCCGGTGGCGATCCTTGCGGCGGTGGATCCCGAAACCGCCAGGCGCGCGGCCGCGCAGATCGTCGTGGATTACGAGGTCCTGCCCGCGGTCACCGACATGGAGGCGGCCCTGCGACCCGAGGCGCCCCGGCTGCACGAGTACGGCAACGTGCTCCGGCACGTCCGCATCGTGCACGGCGATCCCGACGCCGAGGCCGAGGTGTGGGTCGAGGGGTACTACGAAACCGCGATGCAGGACCAGGCGTTCCTGGGCCCGGAGTCCGGCATGGCGATCCCCGACGCCGACGGCGGTGTGGATCTCTACGTAGCCACGCAGTGGCTGCACGTGGACCGCGAACAGGTGGCGCCCTGCTTGAACCTGCCCTCTGAGAAGGTGCGGCTGCATCTGGCCGGAGTGGGTGGCGCGTTCGGCGCGCGCGAGGACGTTAGCATGCACATTCATGCCTGCCTGCTGGCGCTATGCACCGGGAAGCCCGTGAAGATGGTCTACGGCCGAGAGGAGTCGTTCTTCGGCCACGTTCACCGGCACCCATCCCGGATCTGGATGCGTCATGGTGCCACGCGCGAGGGCCGGCTCGTCAACGTGCGAGCGCGGCTCTTGCTGGACGGCGGCGCGTACTCGTCGTCGGGATCGGCGGTAATCGGCAACGCCTCAACTTTCGCGACCGGGCCCTACGAGGTGCCCAACGCGCTCATCGAGGGCACGCGGGTCTTCACCAACAACCCGCCGTGCGGGGCGATGCGTGGGTTCGGGGCGGTACAGGTCTGCTTCGCGTACGAGGCGCAGATGGACAAACTCGCCAAAGCGCTGGGGATGGACCCGGTGGCGCTCCGTCTCAAGAACGCGCTTGGGGCCGGTTCGGTCCTGCCGACGGGCCAGGTCATCCGGGGTAGCGCGCCGGTGCGCGAGGTGATCGAGCGGTGCGCCGCGATCCCGATGCCGGTAGAGGAGAGGGGGCGCCGCGATCAGTTCTCCTACCCGGGCGGCGCCGGCAACGTCTCGCGCGGCGAGGCGCTGCTCCGTGGGGTCGGGTTCGCCGTTGGCTACAAGAACATCGCCTACAGTGACGGCTTCGACGACTCGGCGGAGGCGCGCGTCAAGCTGTTTGCCGGGCCTTCAGGGGCGATCGCCGAGGTGCACTCCGCCGCGGCCGAGGTGGGGCAGGGAGTGCACACGGTGCTGGCTCAGATCGCGCGCACCGAGCTGGGGGTTGAGCACGTCGTGCTGCACCCCTCGGACACGCTTGTGGGTTCGGCCGGGTCCACATCCGCATCCCGTCAAACCATGATGTCGGGCGGAGCAGTGCAACTGGCCTGCCGGGCGATCAGGGAGGAGTTGTTCCGGCGCGCCGGCCTCAGCGCTGAGACAGGCGATGTCCTGGAGGGTCCGATTGAGATGTACCTCGACGAGCCGATCGAGCGCACGCGCGTCTACCACCACCGCGCGACGCGCGAGATGGACGCCATGGGGCAGGGCGACCCTCACGTCAGCTTCGCCTTCGCGGCGCAGCGCGCGGTGGTGGAGGTGGACGAAGAACTGGGGCTCGTCAGGGTGGTACAAATCGCCACGGCGCAGGACGTGGGGTGCGCGATCAATCCGCAGGCCGTCTACGGGCAGATCGAGGGCGGCACGGCCATGGGGCTGGGGTTTGCCCTGATGGAAGAGGTTCAGGTGCGGGAAGGTCGCATCCTGAACGCTTCCTTCACCGACTACCTGATACCCACGATCCTGGACATGCCGCCGGTGGAGGCGGTGCTGGTCGAGGAGCCCGAACCAGGGTCGCCGTTCGGCGTCAAGGGCGTGGGCGAGCCGCCCACCGTGGTCTCGACCGCCGCAATCGTAGCCGCGCTGCGCAACGCCACCGGCAGAGAGCTGAACCGCGTTCCGGTCCGGCCCGACGACCTGATCGGCCTCACCCGGCCGGCCACCTCATCCGGCCCGCCGCCTGCGCCCGACGTGCCGGGTCCGAAGGCGGTCCCGCACTACTGGGGCCTGACCCACGGGCAGGGGACGCTGATGGAGCCCGAGTAG
- a CDS encoding M20/M25/M40 family metallo-hydrolase, translated as MSVLEHPAELLRRLIQFDTTNPPGNEAACVGYINDLLTAAGFETTLLARDPARPNLIARLAGEGSAPPLLLYGHVDVVTTAGQVWQHPPFEGRMVDGFVWGRGALDMKGGVAMLLAALLRARAEGLRPAGDVVLAILCDEEANGECGARFLVENHAGLFEGIRYAIGEFGGFSMPVGGRTFYPIQVAEKQICRLRATISGPGGHGALPMQGGAMASLGRVLRALDRRHLPVRVTPVARQMIEAIAGSLRPPSSWILRALLNPRRADGALALMGERGRMFSSLLRNTVNATIVRGGEKINVIPSEILLDMDGRLLPGCTPDDLIAELRPIVGPDVALNAVGEPGVVRHGPGSASPDMGMFGLLAGILRDADPTGIPVPYLMAGATDGRFFARLGIQTYGFLPMRLPEGMNFSRLVHAADERIPSDAVEFGARAVLEALRRFGRARSVPVS; from the coding sequence GTGTCCGTCCTCGAACATCCCGCCGAACTGCTTCGGCGCCTGATCCAGTTCGACACCACCAACCCGCCGGGCAACGAAGCCGCCTGCGTCGGCTACATCAACGACCTGCTGACCGCAGCCGGTTTCGAGACCACGCTTCTGGCCCGCGATCCCGCTCGGCCCAACCTGATCGCGCGCCTGGCCGGCGAGGGCAGTGCGCCGCCGCTGCTGCTCTACGGGCACGTGGACGTCGTGACCACCGCCGGGCAGGTCTGGCAGCACCCACCGTTCGAGGGCCGCATGGTGGACGGCTTCGTCTGGGGCCGCGGCGCCCTGGACATGAAGGGCGGCGTTGCGATGCTGCTTGCCGCGCTCCTACGCGCCCGTGCCGAGGGCCTGCGGCCGGCCGGCGACGTGGTGCTGGCGATCCTCTGCGACGAGGAGGCCAACGGTGAATGCGGCGCCCGCTTCCTGGTCGAGAACCACGCAGGGCTGTTCGAAGGGATCCGCTACGCCATCGGCGAGTTCGGTGGGTTCAGTATGCCGGTCGGCGGCCGGACGTTCTATCCCATACAGGTCGCCGAGAAGCAGATCTGCCGGTTGAGGGCGACGATTAGCGGGCCCGGCGGGCACGGTGCCCTGCCCATGCAGGGCGGCGCCATGGCGTCGCTCGGACGCGTACTGAGGGCATTGGACAGGCGCCATCTGCCGGTGCGCGTGACTCCTGTGGCCCGGCAGATGATCGAGGCGATCGCCGGCTCACTGCGGCCGCCGTCCAGTTGGATCCTGCGCGCTCTGCTGAACCCGCGTCGCGCAGACGGCGCGCTGGCGCTGATGGGTGAGCGCGGCCGGATGTTCTCCTCGCTGCTGCGGAACACGGTAAACGCGACCATCGTGCGCGGCGGCGAGAAGATCAACGTCATCCCCAGCGAGATCCTCCTTGACATGGATGGGCGGCTGCTGCCGGGGTGCACACCGGATGACCTGATTGCCGAGCTGCGCCCGATCGTGGGGCCCGACGTCGCCCTGAACGCGGTCGGCGAGCCGGGTGTGGTCCGCCACGGCCCCGGCTCCGCGTCACCCGACATGGGGATGTTCGGTCTGCTTGCGGGGATTCTACGCGATGCGGATCCAACCGGCATCCCGGTGCCGTATCTCATGGCCGGCGCCACCGACGGGCGGTTCTTTGCACGGCTGGGAATCCAGACGTACGGCTTCCTGCCGATGCGCCTGCCCGAGGGCATGAACTTCTCGCGCCTCGTGCACGCGGCCGACGAGCGGATTCCCTCCGATGCGGTCGAGTTCGGCGCGCGGGCGGTCCTGGAAGCTCTCAGGAGGTTCGGGAGGGCGCGCTCAGTTCCAGTTAGTTAG
- a CDS encoding DUF433 domain-containing protein, with protein MSTKTAVVHSDPKILGGTPVFVGTRVPAQVLFDCLEAGDSLERFLDQYPTVSRKQALGALEIARDALMAVARSS; from the coding sequence ATGAGCACCAAGACTGCGGTTGTTCACAGCGACCCGAAGATCCTCGGGGGTACGCCTGTGTTCGTGGGCACGCGTGTCCCCGCTCAGGTCTTGTTCGACTGCCTGGAGGCTGGCGACTCGCTGGAGCGCTTCCTTGATCAGTATCCGACGGTCAGCCGCAAGCAGGCGCTCGGCGCCCTCGAGATCGCCCGCGACGCCCTGATGGCCGTTGCGCGTTCTTCTTGA
- a CDS encoding cysteine hydrolase produces the protein MGNPALLIIDMQNDSCLPGAAFEVRGAVGVIPNIKKLLDAFRKHGLPVVHSAREYKADGTDIEITRRDRFLRSGGAFVPGTSGHAPVEGLEPVSGEAVVHRQRWSAFHKTDLETVLLAQEVELVVLAGVETLGSIRCSAYDALALDLEVVVASDATMAGDAEAHKANLRDMETVGIEVSSTDHIVWALPRRLGRRLRARRDEAKARQP, from the coding sequence ATGGGTAATCCAGCGCTGCTCATCATTGACATGCAGAACGACTCCTGCCTGCCGGGCGCGGCATTCGAGGTGCGTGGCGCTGTGGGCGTGATTCCCAACATCAAGAAGCTGCTGGATGCCTTCCGGAAGCACGGCCTGCCGGTCGTCCACTCGGCACGGGAGTACAAGGCGGACGGCACTGACATCGAGATCACGCGGCGCGACCGGTTCCTCCGCTCCGGCGGCGCGTTCGTGCCGGGCACGAGCGGGCATGCGCCCGTCGAGGGGCTCGAGCCGGTCTCCGGTGAGGCGGTAGTGCACAGACAGCGGTGGAGCGCCTTCCACAAGACCGACCTGGAAACCGTGCTGCTGGCCCAGGAGGTCGAGCTCGTGGTGCTGGCCGGGGTGGAGACCCTGGGCAGCATCCGGTGCAGCGCTTACGACGCTCTCGCCCTTGACCTTGAGGTCGTGGTCGCGTCGGATGCGACCATGGCCGGCGATGCCGAAGCGCACAAGGCCAATCTGCGCGACATGGAGACAGTCGGCATCGAGGTCTCCTCAACCGATCACATCGTCTGGGCGCTACCCCGCCGGCTGGGCAGGAGGCTCCGAGCCCGGCGCGACGAGGCGAAGGCCCGCCAGCCCTGA
- a CDS encoding ABC transporter permease, with protein MKRSNLLTEWLPPLVVIVAVFAIWEAGVALLRVPEFILPGPTAVWVALVKWREAIWFNASQTLYTTLVGFAMALAGGMGLGLAIGYSTLVYRALYPLLVAFNSVPKAAIVPVLVIWFGIGTIPAILTAFLISFFPIVVNVATGLATLEPELQDVLRSLGASKREIFLKVGIPRSLPYFFASLKVSVTLAFVGAVISETVAANKGIGYLMIAASSRFEVPLVFAGLIVVAAMGVALFAFFAIIEHRLTSWAYRGPALTV; from the coding sequence ATGAAGCGCTCAAACTTGTTGACAGAGTGGCTGCCCCCGCTGGTGGTGATCGTGGCCGTCTTCGCAATCTGGGAGGCAGGGGTCGCCTTGCTGCGCGTGCCCGAGTTCATCCTGCCCGGGCCCACCGCAGTGTGGGTAGCGCTGGTGAAGTGGCGCGAGGCCATCTGGTTCAACGCCTCGCAGACGCTGTACACAACCCTGGTGGGATTCGCCATGGCCCTCGCCGGAGGAATGGGGCTGGGACTGGCCATCGGCTACTCAACGCTGGTGTACCGGGCGCTCTATCCCCTGCTGGTGGCGTTCAACAGCGTGCCCAAGGCGGCGATCGTGCCCGTGCTCGTAATCTGGTTTGGAATCGGCACGATCCCGGCGATCCTCACCGCGTTCCTCATCTCGTTCTTCCCGATCGTCGTGAACGTGGCCACCGGGCTGGCCACGCTGGAACCGGAGCTGCAGGACGTGCTGCGGTCACTGGGAGCGTCCAAGCGCGAGATCTTCCTTAAGGTTGGCATTCCCCGATCGCTGCCCTACTTCTTCGCGTCGCTCAAGGTTTCGGTCACGCTGGCATTCGTGGGCGCGGTGATCTCGGAGACCGTAGCAGCAAACAAGGGCATCGGCTACCTTATGATCGCGGCCAGCTCGCGCTTCGAGGTGCCGCTCGTGTTTGCCGGATTGATCGTGGTCGCCGCAATGGGCGTGGCGCTGTTCGCGTTCTTTGCGATCATAGAGCACCGCCTGACGAGTTGGGCCTACCGGGGACCGGCCCTGACCGTCTGA
- a CDS encoding ABC transporter ATP-binding protein has translation MTNLTAEETFVRLDNVTLDYQHEGQAVRAVEDVSLTVRRGEFVVVAGPSGCGKTTLLKVLAGLVVPGKGSASVGNVQVRGPQKNVGMAFQNPILLPWRKVMDNVLLPMEVVAPHKQRFRRHRSEYVAQARELLASVGLSGFDDRHPWQISGGQQQRASLCRALIHNPEILLLDEPFGALDAFTREELWQVLQDLWMQRRFTVLLVTHDLREAVFLADTVYVMSTRPGRIVSRTTVDVPRPRTLEDTFSAQFTETYHEIRRQIGEVLGR, from the coding sequence TTGACCAACCTCACCGCTGAAGAGACCTTCGTCCGCCTCGATAACGTCACGCTGGACTACCAACACGAGGGCCAGGCGGTCCGCGCCGTCGAGGACGTGAGTCTCACGGTGCGGCGGGGCGAGTTCGTGGTGGTGGCTGGGCCCAGCGGCTGCGGCAAGACCACTCTGCTCAAGGTCCTGGCCGGCCTGGTCGTGCCCGGGAAGGGCAGCGCCAGCGTGGGGAACGTGCAGGTGCGAGGCCCCCAAAAGAACGTGGGAATGGCATTTCAGAACCCTATCCTCCTCCCCTGGCGCAAGGTCATGGACAACGTCCTGCTCCCGATGGAGGTCGTCGCCCCACACAAGCAGCGGTTCCGCCGCCACCGCTCGGAGTACGTGGCGCAGGCGCGGGAGTTGCTCGCGTCGGTCGGCCTGAGTGGGTTCGACGACCGCCACCCCTGGCAGATCTCCGGAGGGCAGCAGCAGCGGGCCAGCCTGTGCCGCGCCCTGATCCACAATCCGGAGATCCTGCTGCTGGACGAGCCCTTTGGCGCGCTGGACGCCTTCACCCGAGAGGAACTCTGGCAGGTCCTGCAGGACCTGTGGATGCAGCGGCGGTTCACCGTGCTGCTGGTGACCCATGACCTGCGTGAGGCAGTGTTCCTGGCGGACACCGTGTACGTGATGAGCACGCGCCCTGGGCGGATAGTGTCCCGTACCACCGTGGACGTTCCGCGCCCGCGCACGCTGGAGGATACTTTCAGCGCGCAATTCACGGAGACGTATCACGAGATCAGGCGCCAGATCGGCGAGGTGCTGGGACGGTGA
- a CDS encoding LLM class flavin-dependent oxidoreductase → MTPGGGRVALYLQDKHPIRQGMEYVRYAEERGFEAVWQAESRLVREATIPLAAFAAVTDRIKVGSGVVSLWTRNVGLLAATFSTLDDLAPGRVMLGVGAWWEPLATKVGVNRRKPLQAMREVVEVTRRLLAMERVTYHGEFVHVTDIELDIVHGDRSPKKVPIYIGATGMKMMELTGEIADGVLLNYLVSPGYNKTAMEALAAGAARAGRRVEDLDRPQLVVCSLDEDRSLALDRARELVTQYLGQQPHIMKASGVNPALLDEIGKELTWPAGPEEIHRAMRLVPDEVVQMITASGTPAECRAKVREYVAAGCTCPILYPLGDDVRAMIDAFAEGRF, encoded by the coding sequence ATGACACCAGGCGGCGGACGCGTAGCCCTGTACCTGCAGGACAAGCATCCCATTCGCCAAGGAATGGAGTACGTGCGGTACGCCGAGGAGCGCGGGTTCGAGGCGGTGTGGCAGGCGGAGAGCCGCCTGGTCCGCGAGGCCACGATCCCGCTGGCCGCGTTCGCGGCGGTCACCGACCGGATCAAGGTGGGTTCGGGGGTCGTCAGCCTCTGGACGCGCAACGTGGGACTGCTGGCGGCAACGTTCTCCACCCTCGACGACCTGGCGCCGGGCCGGGTAATGCTCGGGGTCGGCGCTTGGTGGGAGCCGCTGGCCACAAAGGTCGGGGTGAACCGGCGCAAGCCGCTGCAGGCGATGCGCGAGGTCGTCGAGGTCACCCGGCGGCTGCTGGCCATGGAGAGGGTGACCTACCACGGCGAGTTCGTGCACGTCACCGACATCGAGCTCGACATCGTGCACGGCGACCGTTCGCCCAAGAAGGTGCCCATCTACATCGGCGCGACGGGCATGAAGATGATGGAGCTGACCGGTGAGATCGCCGACGGCGTGCTGCTGAACTACCTGGTCAGCCCCGGCTACAACAAGACGGCGATGGAAGCGCTTGCCGCCGGCGCCGCCAGGGCCGGGCGGAGGGTCGAGGACCTCGACCGGCCCCAGCTCGTGGTCTGCTCCCTGGACGAGGATCGCTCTTTGGCACTGGACCGCGCCCGCGAACTGGTGACGCAGTACCTCGGCCAGCAGCCCCACATCATGAAGGCCAGCGGGGTGAACCCGGCGCTGCTGGACGAGATCGGCAAAGAGCTTACCTGGCCGGCCGGGCCGGAGGAGATCCACAGGGCAATGCGCCTGGTGCCCGACGAAGTGGTCCAGATGATAACCGCCTCGGGCACCCCAGCGGAGTGCCGCGCCAAGGTCCGTGAGTACGTGGCCGCCGGGTGCACCTGCCCCATCCTGTATCCCCTTGGAGACGACGTGCGCGCCATGATTGATGCCTTCGCAGAGGGACGGTTTTGA
- a CDS encoding amidohydrolase family protein — MPEMGLALTGGTVLASLDAPALLQADVLIEGGRVTAVGRAPEGLPRRDCSGCLIIPGNVCAHTHLYSALARGMPYGLEPPANFTQILRRVWWRLDRVLDEETVRASALAGAMSALLSGTTTVVDHHASPYAIAGSLDVIADALGELGLRSVLCYEVTDRDGPERARAGVEENRRFLAAQRPLAMGLVGAHASFTLSADTLAACVELARQASAGVHVHVAEDGADQRDALARFGRRVVHRLADAGALDDRAILVHCVHVDDGEIAAILRSGATVAHNARSNMNNSVGRARVGRLGERVVLGTDGIGADMFAESAAAYWRAREDDLFLDFAWPLQRMAAGARMAGRILGEPALGRIEPGAPADITVLDYPTPTPLHEGNLAGHWIFGLSARHVRDVVVGGEIVVADRRLTKVDQDRLAAQARTQTERLWRRLEEIGPHEFEPAGGPRP; from the coding sequence ATGCCTGAGATGGGTCTCGCCCTGACCGGCGGTACCGTGCTTGCGTCGCTGGACGCGCCAGCGCTTCTCCAGGCCGACGTGCTGATCGAGGGAGGCCGGGTGACCGCGGTCGGCCGGGCTCCGGAGGGTCTTCCGCGCCGCGACTGCTCGGGCTGCCTGATCATCCCTGGTAACGTCTGCGCGCACACGCATCTATACTCTGCGCTGGCGCGAGGCATGCCCTACGGCCTGGAGCCGCCGGCCAACTTCACGCAGATCCTCCGGCGCGTCTGGTGGCGGCTGGACCGGGTCCTGGACGAGGAGACGGTCCGCGCGTCGGCACTGGCCGGCGCGATGAGCGCGCTGCTTTCCGGCACAACCACCGTCGTTGATCACCACGCCTCGCCCTACGCCATCGCGGGCTCGCTCGATGTCATTGCGGACGCGCTCGGCGAACTCGGCCTGCGTTCGGTTCTCTGCTACGAGGTCACCGATCGCGATGGGCCCGAACGTGCGCGCGCCGGGGTCGAGGAGAACCGGCGGTTCCTGGCCGCGCAGCGGCCCCTGGCAATGGGCCTGGTGGGCGCGCACGCGTCGTTCACTCTCTCGGCGGACACGCTGGCCGCCTGTGTCGAGCTTGCGCGCCAGGCAAGCGCAGGCGTTCACGTCCACGTGGCCGAAGACGGAGCAGACCAGCGCGATGCCCTGGCCCGCTTTGGCCGGCGCGTGGTGCACCGGCTGGCCGATGCCGGCGCGCTGGATGATCGGGCAATCCTGGTCCACTGCGTGCACGTGGACGATGGCGAGATCGCCGCGATTCTCCGCTCCGGAGCGACCGTGGCGCACAACGCGCGGTCCAATATGAACAACTCGGTCGGCCGCGCGCGGGTGGGCCGCCTCGGAGAGCGCGTGGTGCTCGGCACCGACGGCATCGGCGCCGACATGTTCGCCGAATCGGCGGCCGCGTACTGGCGGGCCCGGGAGGACGATCTCTTCCTCGACTTCGCATGGCCGCTCCAGCGCATGGCCGCAGGCGCGCGCATGGCCGGGAGGATCCTGGGCGAACCCGCGCTGGGCCGAATCGAGCCCGGCGCGCCGGCAGACATCACGGTGCTGGACTACCCTACCCCAACGCCGCTGCACGAGGGCAACCTGGCCGGCCACTGGATCTTCGGCCTCTCGGCGCGACACGTGCGCGACGTTGTTGTGGGCGGCGAGATCGTGGTGGCGGATCGGCGGCTGACAAAGGTAGACCAGGACCGGCTTGCCGCGCAGGCAAGAACGCAGACAGAGCGGCTGTGGCGCCGCCTCGAGGAGATAGGACCCCACGAGTTCGAACCCGCAGGAGGACCGAGGCCATGA